In the genome of Longimicrobium sp., the window CTTGTGACGGCGAGAGCCCCGAAGATACACAGCCGCGCGTTGCTGGCGCTGGTCCTGTCCACCGCCTGTGCGCCCGCCGCCAGCTCACTGCAGCCGAAGGAGCCCGCTCCGATGCCGATGACGCACCACCTGGTCCCCGTGCCCCTCTCCTTCGAACTCGCGGAGGGGGGCGCGTTCGCCGTCACCGCCGGCACGCGGATCGTGGTCGATCCCGGCGTGGACGAAGCCGCGCGGATCGGCGAGTACCTGGGCGCCATCCTCCGCCCGTCCACCGGACATCCGCTGCCCGTCTCGGAGGATGCGGGGCCTTCCGGCGGATCGATCGCGCTGCGGCTGATGGCGGAGCCGGAGTTGGGTGACGAGGGGTATCGGATGGCCGTCTCCGCGGATTCCGTGCGGCTGTCGGCCCACCGTCCCGCCGGCCTGTTCCGCGGGGTGCAGACGCTCCGGCAGCTTCTGCCCGCGGCCATCGAGGCCGAGCAGAGCCTCACCTACAAGCAGCCGTGGTCCATCCCCGCGGCGACGATCGCGGACCGGCCGCGCTTCGCCTGGCGCGGGGCCATGCTCGACGTGGCCCGCCACTTCTTCAGCGTGGACGAGGTCAAGGAGTACGTCGACGCGCTGGCGCTGTACAAGATCAACGTGCTTCACCTTCACCTGTCCGACGACCAGGGCTGGCGGATCGCCATCGACTCGCGGCCGCGGCTGGCGGAGATCGGCGGGAGCACGCAGGTAGGCGGCGGGCCGGGCGGATTCTACACGAAGCGGGACTACGCGGAGATCGTCCGCTACGCCGCGGAGCACTACATCACCGTCGTCCCCGAGATCGACGTGCCCGGGCACACCAACGCGGCGCTCGTTGCCTATCCCGAGCTCAGCTGCGGCAAGCGGCCGCCGGCCATCTACACCGGCATCGAGGTGGGCTTCAGCGCGCTGTGCGTGGACAAGGAAGAGACGTACGCGCTGATCGACGACATCGTCCGCGAACTGGCCGCGATGACGCCGGGGCCGTACCTGCACATCGGCGGCGACGAGGTAGAGGCGCTCACGGCCGACGAGTACGCGCGCTTCATCGAACGCGTGCAGGAGATCGTCGCCCGGCACGGCAAGCGGATGATCGGGTGGGAAGAGATCGCCAAGGCGCGGCTGCATCCCACATCCCTCGTGCAGCAGTGGCGCAGCGACTCGGCCGGGGCGGCGGTCAGGCGCGGCGCGCGGGTGGTGCTTTCCCCCGCGTCGCGCATCTACCTGGACATGAAGTACACGCCGGGGACGGAGCTGGGGCTGAACTGGGCGGGGCACGTGGAGGTGCGGGACGCGTACGACTGGAACCCCGCGGCGTTCATCGCGGGCGTGGGGGAGGAACAGGTCGCGGGGCTGGAGGCGCCGCTGTGGACGGAGACGGTGACCAACATCACCGCCGCGCAGTACCTGGCCTTTCCCCGCCTGCCGGCCGTCGCCGAGCTGGGGTGGAGCCCGGCGGCGTCGCACGACTGGGAAAGCTTCCGCCTGCGGCTGGCGGCCCACGCCCCGCGCTGGCACCTGCTGGGGATCAACTACTACCGCTCGCCGCAGGTGCCCTGGCCGGAGTGACGCCCTCGGCCCTGGCGAGGCTCCGCGCGATCCACGCGAACGCGAGCGCCGCCAGCGCCAGCAGCCCGATGCCCTGCAGCGTCTGCCCGAAGATCAGCCGTCCGCTGCCGAAGAGGCTGGCGTAGACGGCCACCACCCCGGCCACCCAGTTGGTCCAGTTCAGCGCGCCGCCATCCATCGGCTCGGCGCCGTAGCCCGCGGCCATGGCGACGCGGCGCCACCCCGGCCCGCCCGGCCGCACGCGGTGGTAGAAGGCGATCAGCGTGTCGTCGGGCGTGGGCGCGGTCAGGTACGTCGCGGCGACCCACACCACCGTCGAGATCCCCACCGTCAGCAGCATCAGCCAGGCGAACTCGCGCGGCTCCTCCGACCGCAGCCCGAACCCGGCCTGCAGCAGGGTGGAGACGACCATGGACGCCACCATGGCGCTGATCTCCGACCAGGCATTGATCCGCCACCAGTACCAGCGGAGGATGTACACCAGCCCGGTGCCCGCGCCCAGGGAAAGCAGAATGCGCCACGCCCCGGCGATGCTGTCCAGCCGCGCCGTCACCACGACGGACGCCGCGAACAGGAAGAGCGTCGCCAGCCGCGACGCCCCCACCTGGCGCCGCACGGACGCGTCGGGGCGCACGAAGCGCAGGTACAGGTCGTTCACCAGGTACGACGCGCCCCAGTTCAGCTGGGTGCTGATGGTAGACATGTACGCCGCGGCGAAGGAGGCCAGCAGCAGCCCGCGCAGGGGCGTCGGCAGCAGGTCCACCATTGCGCGGATGTATCCGCTGGAGGGGTCTTCGAGGGTTGGATAGAGGACGAGCGAGGCGAGCGCCACCAGGATCCACGGCCAGGGGCGCAGCGCGTAGTGCGCCACGTTGAACAGCAGCGTCGCCAGCACGCCGTCGCGCTCGGTGCGCGCCGAAAAGATGCGTTGCGCCACGTATCCGCCGCCCCCCGGCTCGGCGCCCGGGTACCAGGCCGCCCACCACTGCACGCCCAGGAACACGAACAGGGTGATGGCCGGCATCCACTCGGAGCCCGCCTCGGGGAAAAAGGCGAGCATCGGCTCGGCAGACCCGTACCGCCGCGCCAGCCCGGCGCGCAGCCCGTCCATTCCGCCCACCGCGTCCATGGCGAAGA includes:
- a CDS encoding beta-N-acetylhexosaminidase, coding for MPMTHHLVPVPLSFELAEGGAFAVTAGTRIVVDPGVDEAARIGEYLGAILRPSTGHPLPVSEDAGPSGGSIALRLMAEPELGDEGYRMAVSADSVRLSAHRPAGLFRGVQTLRQLLPAAIEAEQSLTYKQPWSIPAATIADRPRFAWRGAMLDVARHFFSVDEVKEYVDALALYKINVLHLHLSDDQGWRIAIDSRPRLAEIGGSTQVGGGPGGFYTKRDYAEIVRYAAEHYITVVPEIDVPGHTNAALVAYPELSCGKRPPAIYTGIEVGFSALCVDKEETYALIDDIVRELAAMTPGPYLHIGGDEVEALTADEYARFIERVQEIVARHGKRMIGWEEIAKARLHPTSLVQQWRSDSAGAAVRRGARVVLSPASRIYLDMKYTPGTELGLNWAGHVEVRDAYDWNPAAFIAGVGEEQVAGLEAPLWTETVTNITAAQYLAFPRLPAVAELGWSPAASHDWESFRLRLAAHAPRWHLLGINYYRSPQVPWPE
- a CDS encoding sodium:solute symporter family protein; translation: MNLALGDWLVIAAYFVLAAGVGAAFARRGSRSAPDFFVGGRQLPWWLAGTSMVATTFAADTPLAVTGMVAENGIAGNWLWWNAVMSGILTVFFYARLWRRAEVVTDAEFAEIRYAGRPAVFLRGFRAVYLALPINLIVMGWVNLAMVKILDVTLGMDPWTAMGFLFVLTAAYSVLSGIWGVVATDFIQFIIAMAGSIVLAFFAMDAVGGMDGLRAGLARRYGSAEPMLAFFPEAGSEWMPAITLFVFLGVQWWAAWYPGAEPGGGGYVAQRIFSARTERDGVLATLLFNVAHYALRPWPWILVALASLVLYPTLEDPSSGYIRAMVDLLPTPLRGLLLASFAAAYMSTISTQLNWGASYLVNDLYLRFVRPDASVRRQVGASRLATLFLFAASVVVTARLDSIAGAWRILLSLGAGTGLVYILRWYWWRINAWSEISAMVASMVVSTLLQAGFGLRSEEPREFAWLMLLTVGISTVVWVAATYLTAPTPDDTLIAFYHRVRPGGPGWRRVAMAAGYGAEPMDGGALNWTNWVAGVVAVYASLFGSGRLIFGQTLQGIGLLALAALAFAWIARSLARAEGVTPARAPAASGSS